One Novipirellula galeiformis DNA segment encodes these proteins:
- a CDS encoding O-antigen ligase family protein, with protein MRTTSSSSSRGSNRRGHNPTSDFARWEWGLLNLARATTIAAFIYTCWRFGGTDVIVWYHVAIMLAASIAMAAIVWRKSSRQQPLPTPALLFGLFCVTFPMLQTVELPREVVEWIAPGTETVLNEFSSPAISELQSARQQLADHRQNTSSSSVNHSATISIVPSSSQTRLALWQLGFVFFAISTTLFFTRQSRNVLAWTLAINAAGLAFWGLVQRASGSNELLPGMTKDFVTLPFSTFVYKNAGAAALIPGLACLIGLIGIQRHSAKGIRTSKRSSRGIDSYHPRPKWTAPRFLSLMCFIGLLAAGLLASSSRGVWISGVVAGLALFITVPSRFSGKSFMAAAFIAVCCIGLIALTGLRNELVKQSQRLNMDQVSTDARFTHWLDGIETAIAHLPLGSGLGTFGYAHLPHQEKDTEQWFREAHNQYLEIIVETGVFGVLAILVVIVLLAKSAVFLIRKSPSQEHFSWGIIGLFSLASIVTQSFVDFVVLIPGVMFTQAILLGCMAAVYTRDLSLSKVMRRRSGQIVSQKASELTPAEAAPTPLRDRLNRIANRPLTWCLVTSVVVLLAFIAIDKKLHTENVLAKTQFSSEEYEPSPEEIEFNLQLLSDAIEREPKSWELYRRRSLWHFAEYRVELLKQASADESPLKWEQTSQSTLFQSLFTIPQSDRDELIANVLVVPALQESLQRAVADQESTLRFNPLSPNAYLSCAMLTPLMKRDTAMWEENIARLSHSSRSLQYAGGLVAYFAGDRDNMIDLWHRSLKFGAEYYPAVLQLAGRKLSLEEFLREIIPTERNDLAVRFVSDAGKFTINQHTLQRLRNQVLTRIESDVRLEEAEKMALSARVEETGENWGEAASYWNLAVRSQPHNLDYRYYHCRALYHDGQLNEALDQATLLRALEPATERSAKTIELIKKRLEAESRKALL; from the coding sequence CCTCATCCTCGTCTCGCGGCAGTAATCGTCGAGGCCACAACCCTACGAGTGACTTTGCTCGTTGGGAATGGGGACTCTTAAATTTAGCTCGCGCGACAACGATCGCAGCATTCATTTACACCTGCTGGCGTTTTGGTGGAACGGACGTGATCGTTTGGTATCACGTTGCCATTATGTTGGCCGCAAGCATTGCGATGGCCGCAATCGTGTGGCGAAAATCCAGCCGCCAACAACCATTGCCCACTCCCGCATTGCTATTCGGGCTATTCTGCGTGACGTTTCCAATGCTGCAAACCGTTGAACTTCCTAGAGAGGTTGTTGAGTGGATCGCACCGGGTACTGAGACGGTTCTAAACGAGTTTTCATCACCGGCAATCAGCGAACTTCAGTCCGCCCGCCAGCAGTTAGCGGACCACCGTCAGAACACGTCTTCATCCTCAGTCAATCATTCTGCAACGATTAGTATCGTCCCGTCATCGAGCCAGACCCGGTTGGCATTATGGCAACTTGGATTCGTTTTTTTCGCAATCTCGACCACATTGTTCTTCACGCGTCAGTCTCGCAATGTCCTGGCATGGACACTGGCTATCAACGCGGCGGGACTGGCGTTTTGGGGGTTGGTCCAACGTGCCTCTGGATCAAACGAATTGTTGCCGGGCATGACCAAAGACTTCGTTACCTTGCCGTTCTCGACCTTTGTCTACAAAAATGCCGGTGCAGCCGCTCTGATCCCTGGACTTGCGTGTCTCATTGGGTTGATAGGGATTCAACGTCATTCCGCGAAGGGGATTCGAACGTCAAAACGGTCGTCGCGAGGAATTGATTCCTATCACCCAAGGCCCAAATGGACGGCGCCACGTTTTCTTTCACTGATGTGTTTCATCGGATTGCTAGCAGCCGGTTTATTAGCCTCGTCATCAAGAGGCGTGTGGATCAGCGGTGTGGTAGCCGGGTTGGCATTGTTCATAACAGTCCCGTCTCGCTTTTCCGGCAAGTCGTTTATGGCGGCCGCATTCATCGCAGTTTGCTGCATTGGTTTGATCGCCTTGACAGGGCTACGAAATGAACTTGTGAAGCAGTCACAACGTTTGAACATGGACCAAGTCTCGACGGACGCCCGGTTTACCCATTGGCTCGACGGCATCGAAACCGCCATCGCTCACTTGCCCTTGGGAAGCGGGCTAGGCACCTTCGGTTACGCTCATCTGCCACACCAGGAAAAGGATACAGAGCAGTGGTTTCGTGAAGCGCACAACCAATACTTAGAGATCATTGTCGAAACAGGTGTTTTTGGCGTACTAGCGATTTTGGTTGTGATCGTTCTACTTGCTAAATCCGCTGTTTTTCTAATCCGAAAATCACCAAGCCAGGAACATTTCAGTTGGGGAATCATCGGACTATTCAGCTTGGCATCGATCGTGACGCAGAGTTTCGTCGATTTTGTCGTGTTAATTCCTGGTGTCATGTTTACGCAAGCAATCCTGCTGGGATGCATGGCTGCGGTCTACACTCGAGACCTTTCGCTGAGCAAAGTGATGCGTCGACGATCGGGGCAAATTGTATCTCAAAAAGCGTCTGAATTAACGCCTGCTGAAGCCGCGCCTACGCCCCTACGTGACCGTCTGAATCGAATCGCTAATCGCCCGCTAACATGGTGCCTTGTCACTTCGGTTGTGGTCTTATTGGCTTTCATCGCAATTGACAAAAAGCTGCATACCGAGAACGTCTTAGCGAAAACTCAATTTTCGTCCGAAGAATACGAACCCAGTCCTGAAGAAATCGAATTCAACCTGCAACTTCTCTCCGATGCAATCGAACGTGAACCCAAGAGCTGGGAACTCTATCGCCGGCGTAGTTTGTGGCATTTCGCAGAGTACCGAGTCGAATTATTAAAGCAGGCGTCCGCCGACGAATCACCATTGAAATGGGAACAAACATCGCAATCCACTCTGTTCCAAAGCCTGTTCACGATCCCGCAGTCGGATCGTGACGAGTTGATTGCCAACGTTCTTGTCGTTCCTGCATTGCAAGAGTCGTTGCAGAGGGCGGTTGCTGACCAAGAAAGTACACTTCGATTTAATCCACTTAGTCCAAATGCCTATCTGTCGTGCGCGATGCTGACACCATTGATGAAACGCGACACTGCAATGTGGGAAGAGAACATTGCGAGACTTTCGCACAGTAGTCGAAGCTTGCAGTATGCCGGAGGATTGGTAGCGTACTTTGCAGGTGACCGAGACAACATGATCGATCTTTGGCATCGATCACTTAAATTTGGCGCGGAATATTATCCCGCCGTGCTTCAGCTTGCCGGTCGCAAATTGTCGCTTGAAGAATTCTTGCGGGAGATTATCCCCACCGAACGCAATGACTTAGCGGTTCGATTCGTTAGCGATGCGGGTAAATTCACCATCAATCAGCACACACTTCAACGACTTCGCAACCAAGTGCTGACGCGAATTGAATCGGATGTGCGTCTTGAGGAAGCTGAGAAAATGGCCTTGTCAGCGAGAGTGGAAGAGACGGGAGAAAATTGGGGCGAAGCCGCAAGCTATTGGAACCTTGCGGTTCGATCGCAACCGCATAACCTTGACTATCGCTATTATCATTGTCGAGCGTTATATCACGACGGCCAACTCAACGAAGCACTTGATCAAGCGACGCTTTTGCGTGCACTGGAACCCGCGACCGAACGATCTGCGAAAACAATCGAGTTGATTAAAAAGAGGTTGGAAGCGGAGTCTCGAAAAGCGCTTCTCTAG